One window from the genome of Paracoccus marcusii encodes:
- the clpS gene encoding ATP-dependent Clp protease adapter ClpS, giving the protein MTAPDNPDDQSDLAVKPRAKSQRPPMYKVLLLNDDFTPMEFVVHVLERLFHMTHAQAIEIMLTVHRRGLAVVGVFSHEVAETKVAQVMELARRQQHPLQCTMEKE; this is encoded by the coding sequence ATGACCGCACCCGACAATCCCGACGACCAATCCGATCTGGCGGTCAAGCCACGCGCGAAATCGCAGCGGCCGCCGATGTACAAGGTTCTGTTGCTGAACGACGACTTCACCCCGATGGAGTTCGTCGTTCACGTGCTGGAGCGGCTGTTCCACATGACCCACGCCCAGGCGATCGAGATCATGTTGACCGTGCACCGCCGCGGTCTGGCCGTCGTCGGCGTCTTTTCACACGAGGTGGCCGAGACGAAGGTCGCCCAGGTGATGGAGCTGGCCCGCCGCCAGCAGCATCCCCTGCAATGCACCATGGAAAAAGAGTAA